Part of the Pseudomonas lijiangensis genome is shown below.
ATTGACTTCGCCTTGTGAGACCGCCATACCTGTTTTTATCCACGTGACGAGAGTTAATCTGACAATGGTGAAAGTGGATACAAACCTGATTTCTGACTGGCAAACATTTCACAGTGTTTTCGCAGAAAAGTTCGGTTTTCCTAGCTTCTATGGTTGCAATATGGACGCTTGGGTTGATTGTCTTTCATACCTTGATGATCCCAGTGCAGAAATGTCGTCTATCCACGTTCAAAGCGGAAAAACGCTTTCATTAGTCATCGAAAATGCCCAGAGCTTCAAGCGCCGCTGTCCTGAACAATTTGAAGCGCTTGTGGAATGTGCAGCTTTTGTGAACTGGCGAGTCGTGGTTGCTGGCGGCACCCCGCTCTTGGCACTTGCTTTCAATGTTTAAATTCTCGCCCACGCCAATCGATAGGGGGCAGCCACTGCGATTGGGTGAGAGTTGGCGGTTCGAACAGGCTGCAATCGGCTACAGACGACCATAAACCCTTTACTTACCCTGCCGGTTTGTACGGTGGAAATGCCGCGACGTTTTTTATTCCCAAAGGCGTTCCTGTGCCGAAAGGGCAGCCTGGTCATTCAGCGGTATATGATTTCAATTCAATGCGTTGTATCGGGGGCATGTGCCGGTAGAGCGAAGCTCGGATAAGGCTCGACAAGGCTCCGGCATGACTGTCAGTACGCAACAGACACCTTTCCCGGTAAATCAACAATCAGCCAATCAATTTCATCAATTCAGCCACCAACTCACGTGCGTCCTGCTGATAGGTGCTACGCCAGACTGCTGACCAGTCGGCTGGCCTACCTTGTTCTTCCCACTCTGCCAGCGCCAGGCCATTCAGGATCTCCAGCTCGAACCACTGGCGTTGCCAGGCTTCGGCATCCTCAATCAGTGTGTTGTCCTGCCACAGACACTCGGTTTGTGCGACAAAGTCGGCCCAGGCAAACAGATCTCCGAATGCCCGTTCTGCCTGCTTCATCAACTGCGCCTGATCTGCCATATGTCACCGCCGTCACTTTTCCAGAACTGCTATTTATTAACCGCCGCAAAGCAAATCGTTGATCGCCTTTCAGGTCGTTTGCGATAGTGCGCGATTGGCAGCCAGGAGCGCTGCCTTTTCAAGATAATGGAGCCCTTGTGATCCCGGGATATCGCGTCCGTATTTACTGTTTCATCGGTGCCTTTTTCTGCCTGGGTATTGCGTGGGCGATGATGACTGACGAGCTCTATGACGCATTTACACTTTGGCAATTCGATGTCTTCACGGGGCCGCGTAGCCAGAGAGTCAAAGAACACCTTATCTTCGACGAGCAGCCCGTGCGCTTTCTCTTTTATCTGCTGAAAACCCTGGTGATTTTTATTCTTTTCGTCGGTGCTGGGCTTGCCATGTCGTGGGGTGTGTTGCGAGGACGCAAGGCGTTCAAGCGTTGGCATGGCAATACCTGACAGAGGGGATATCAATCTCTTGATGGTGGACAACCATCAGTCCTTCTTTATCTCTTCCAGGCGTCCACCACAGCCAATGAACGACTCCTTGTAGTCGTTAAGGCAGCTACGAGACTCAGTCGGTTGCGACGGTGGTGAGCCGCAGGGTTGCGGCATTTGTGGACTTGCCTCGAATCGGTGAGTACAGGCTCCATAGTTGGACATCTGCCACTCATAGAACTGTTTGTTGCTTTGTCGGGTTTGTTGCTCTTTTGTCTCGCATTCAGCGACTCTCGCGTCGAGTTTTTCAACACATTGCCTGCCTTCAGCAGTATCAGGCTTGATGTAGCGGTATTGCGTACAGGCACTCAGGCTGAGTAAGGCGAGCAGGGTAAAGAGTGAAAAGTATTTGGGGGGCGAACTCACAGGTACCATCTCCTTGATCCATGGAAACTGGTTATCTGACTGGTGTAACAGGTTTGAGTTCGTGTCAGGCTTGGGCGCATCCCTGACTGCGCACTTGTACTTCGATGACGCCATGGTGAGTATCCAGATGACGCAAGCACCCCAACACCTGTTCGCCTCCGTGCGGCGACGCTGTGAGTATCGTCCTGCCGTAACCGCTATCGCGCTGTTGGGCCTTGAGGTCGAGGGGGAGGGCGAAGCACCGGTTTATATGGAGATTCGTTTTATTGACTACGACAGTCAGCAGGTTGAAGGCGACCACTTGATGTTGTCTCTGGAAGAAGCCCTTGAGCATGCACGTGCCGATTACGGGATTCTTCAAACCGATTGGCGTGCAATGAGTCAGGAGGAAATTGATCGGATTGCCTGGTAGGGATTGGTCATCCGTGCAGGCAAGCAACACGTATGGGAAGCAGCTTGCTGGCGAAAAAGGCCTGTGAACCTGCAGATATTCTTCGCCTGCTGAAGTCGCCAGCAAGCTGCCTCCCACAAGGTAATTTATTGGCCTTGACTGGATCGGCATGACTCCTTTTTGTTTGTTACACGCCAGCCCTGCATGTGACCTTTTGTGAAAATTTAACTGCGTCACAATGCCGCATTCCGGTATGGTTCTGAAGAATTGAGACAAATTGTTTCATGCTTCGTGATGAAACCATGCCGAGAAGGGGTTTACGTTGGATCTGTCGTCTGCTGCCTGGGTGTTGCATGACACCCGCCTGATTATCTGCTGCCTGATTGCGATTGCCACGATCATCGTGCTGATCAGTGTCACCAGGCTTCCTCCGTTTCTGTCGATTCTGGTGGGTGCTTTCATTGCCGGGATCGGCGCGGGTTTACCACCGGAGGCCGTTGCCAAAGCGTTCAGCAAAGGGGCGGGCGGTATTCTCGGGGAGGCGGGGATCATCATTGCTTTGGGGGCGATGCTGGGTGCGTTGATGGCCGAGTCGGGGGCCGCAGACCGGATTGCTACCACCTTGCTCGGGCTGGGCAAGGGCAAGACGTTGCCCTGGGTCATGGCGCTGGTGGCGATGGTTATCGGCCTGCCGCTGTTCTTTGAGGTCGGGCTGGTCATGATGGTGCCGATCATTTTTGTGATGGCGCGTCAGTCCAATCAGCCGCTGTTGAAGATCGCCATTCCCGCACTCGCTGGTATGACCACGCTGCATGCCTTGATGCCTCCGCATCCCGGGCCGCTGATTGCGGTCAGTGCCTTGCACGCCGATCTGGGGCTGACCATGTTGCTGGGGCTGTGTATTGCGGTGCCTGCGGTGATTCTTGCGGGGCCTCTCTATGGCAACTGGTTGTCGAAGCGCATGCACATCGAAGAGCCTGCCGAGCTGGGTGAGCTGTTCAGTGCCAAGCCCAATGTCAGCCGCCAGCCGGGTTTTGGTATTTCGTTGTTGATCATTCTTTTGCCGGTGATTCTGATGCTCGGCAGCACCCTGGCCAAGGTGCTGATGGAGCCTGAAAGCAGTCTCGCGCTGACCCTGAAGTTTCTCGGCGAGCCGCTGGTTGCCCTGGGTATCGCGGTGTTGGCTGCGACGGTGTGCCTGGGCTGGGCCAATGGTCTTTCCCGTGAGCATGTGGGCGGGACCTTGCGTAAAAGCCTGGCGCCGATAGCCGTGCTGTTGCTGACCATCGGCGCCGGTGGCGGTTTGAAGCAGACCCTGCTGGACGCCGGTGTCAGTCAGACGATCAGTAAAGTGGCGGAGGGCGCGCACATGCCGTATCTGCTGCTGGCCTGGCTGATTGCCGTGGCGCTGCGGCAGGCAACCGGTTCGGCCACCGTGGCGACCACCACGACCGCGGGCATCCTGGCACCGATGATGGCGGGGCTTGCGCCGGTCGAGGCCTCGCTGGTGGCCCTGGTGATCGGCGCGGGCTCGGTGTTCTTCTGCCACGTCAACGATGCCGGTTTCTGGATGGTCCGCGAATACTTCGGGCTGCAACTGAAGCAGACGATCTGGGTCTGGTCAGTGCTGCAGACCATCGTTTCGGTGGTCGGTCTGGTGGGCACGCTGCTGCTGTGGCACTGGTTGACGTGACGCCGTGGCCTCGGTACGGCGCCCTACGATAACAACGCCTCGACCTCGCTTTCAGCCCGCCTTGATGAAATCAATGAAGGCCCGCAAGGGGGAGGGCAGGTAACGGCGGCCGGGGTAATAGAGAAACGGCCCCGAAAAGCTCTGCCACCAGGGTTCCAGTACCGGTTCGAGGGCGCCACTGTCCAGGTGAGGACGTAACCAGTCCTCGAACAGATAGACAATTCCCAGGCCGTCGATGGCTGTCTGTATG
Proteins encoded:
- a CDS encoding GntT/GntP/DsdX family permease, which produces MDLSSAAWVLHDTRLIICCLIAIATIIVLISVTRLPPFLSILVGAFIAGIGAGLPPEAVAKAFSKGAGGILGEAGIIIALGAMLGALMAESGAADRIATTLLGLGKGKTLPWVMALVAMVIGLPLFFEVGLVMMVPIIFVMARQSNQPLLKIAIPALAGMTTLHALMPPHPGPLIAVSALHADLGLTMLLGLCIAVPAVILAGPLYGNWLSKRMHIEEPAELGELFSAKPNVSRQPGFGISLLIILLPVILMLGSTLAKVLMEPESSLALTLKFLGEPLVALGIAVLAATVCLGWANGLSREHVGGTLRKSLAPIAVLLLTIGAGGGLKQTLLDAGVSQTISKVAEGAHMPYLLLAWLIAVALRQATGSATVATTTTAGILAPMMAGLAPVEASLVALVIGAGSVFFCHVNDAGFWMVREYFGLQLKQTIWVWSVLQTIVSVVGLVGTLLLWHWLT
- a CDS encoding barstar family protein: MVKVDTNLISDWQTFHSVFAEKFGFPSFYGCNMDAWVDCLSYLDDPSAEMSSIHVQSGKTLSLVIENAQSFKRRCPEQFEALVECAAFVNWRVVVAGGTPLLALAFNV